In a genomic window of Candidatus Competibacteraceae bacterium:
- a CDS encoding TIGR00266 family protein, with protein MPTFTITGDIDPFLHASLRKGEKIICESGAMVMMEATLDLQGKMSGGLGRALMRRLTSGESFFQQHIEATRGDGDCLLSPMLPGAIQMLDVGPQRYTLNDGAFVAATAGVELTTRAQNLGNALFAQSGGFFVLEAGGKGQLAVSGFGSMFMMDVEPGKDVIIDNAHVVAWDSSLHYEISVTTAKTGSGLLGNLLNSVTSGEGVVLRFAGAGKVLICSRNRDAFSAWARGAAAG; from the coding sequence ATGCCAACGTTCACTATCACGGGTGACATCGATCCTTTCCTGCACGCCTCGTTACGCAAGGGCGAAAAAATTATTTGCGAATCCGGCGCCATGGTGATGATGGAGGCCACGCTCGACTTGCAAGGCAAGATGAGCGGCGGCCTCGGCCGCGCCCTCATGCGGCGTCTGACCAGCGGCGAATCCTTTTTTCAGCAGCACATCGAAGCGACCCGCGGCGACGGCGATTGCTTGCTGTCGCCGATGCTGCCCGGCGCGATCCAGATGCTCGATGTCGGCCCGCAGCGCTACACCCTCAACGACGGCGCGTTCGTCGCCGCCACCGCCGGCGTCGAACTGACCACGCGCGCCCAAAATCTCGGCAACGCCTTGTTCGCGCAAAGCGGCGGCTTCTTCGTCTTGGAAGCCGGTGGCAAGGGTCAACTGGCGGTCTCTGGTTTCGGCTCGATGTTCATGATGGACGTGGAACCGGGCAAGGATGTGATCATTGACAACGCCCATGTCGTCGCCTGGGACAGCAGCCTGCATTATGAAATCTCCGTGACCACCGCCAAAACCGGCTCCGGCTTGCTCGGCAATCTATTGAACAGCGTGACCAGCGGCGAGGGTGTCGTGTTGCGCTTTGCCGGCGCGGGCAAGGTGCTGATCTGCTCTCGCAACCGCGATGCGTTCAGCGCCTGGGCGCGCGGGGCCGCCGCCGGCTAG
- a CDS encoding HpcH/HpaI aldolase/citrate lyase family protein, whose amino-acid sequence MQLGASLYIPATRPDLAAIANGLKLPGLRSVIFCTEDSVHGRDLERALDNVAALLPALETSSLLRFIRPRNPTVLWRLLQLDGIERIQGFALPKFGPHNLDEWLRVWDARNGHYLLPILETVETFEHRKMERVRDRLENCGLKERILCLRIGGNDLLNLLGIRRGRGATVYDTPLRDTIADLVRIFHPAGYPLSAPVFDYLDTPQVLAREVAADLQHGLIGKTAIHPAQIPVIEALYRVALDDYETAGAVLAPDAAAVFRRNDSFCEPATHWRWATAVLERARVFGVEERSSPQ is encoded by the coding sequence ATGCAATTGGGCGCGTCGTTGTATATCCCAGCGACCCGGCCGGATCTGGCGGCCATCGCCAACGGGCTGAAGTTGCCCGGCTTGCGTTCGGTGATTTTTTGCACCGAGGATTCCGTGCATGGGCGGGATCTGGAACGGGCGCTCGACAACGTGGCGGCCTTGTTGCCGGCGTTGGAAACCTCCTCGCTGTTGCGCTTCATCCGCCCGCGCAATCCGACGGTGTTATGGCGGTTGTTGCAATTGGACGGGATCGAACGGATTCAGGGCTTCGCGCTGCCCAAATTCGGGCCGCATAATTTGGACGAGTGGTTGCGGGTGTGGGACGCGCGCAACGGCCATTATTTGCTGCCGATTCTGGAAACCGTCGAAACCTTCGAGCACCGCAAGATGGAGCGGGTGCGGGATCGGCTGGAAAATTGCGGGTTGAAGGAGCGGATATTGTGCCTGCGGATCGGAGGGAATGACTTGTTGAACCTGCTCGGCATCCGGCGCGGGCGGGGCGCGACGGTGTATGACACTCCCTTGCGCGACACCATCGCCGATCTGGTGCGGATCTTTCATCCGGCGGGCTATCCGTTGAGCGCGCCGGTATTCGATTATCTCGACACGCCGCAGGTGCTGGCGCGAGAGGTCGCGGCCGACTTGCAGCATGGCTTGATCGGCAAGACCGCCATTCATCCCGCGCAAATCCCGGTGATCGAGGCGCTCTATCGGGTGGCGCTCGACGATTACGAAACGGCCGGGGCCGTGCTGGCGCCCGACGCGGCGGCGGTGTTCCGGCGCAACGATTCCTTCTGCGAGCCGGCCACCCACTGGCGCTGGGCTACGGCGGTGTTGGAGCGGGCGCGAGTGTTCGGAGTGGAAGAGCGATCCTCCCCGCAGTGA
- a CDS encoding cysteine protease StiP family protein, translating to MSAFAGSYRAEDTVFLLKPMALAMVDVATKERLIQSGRRHYSELLTPENAPDPKYLELFEALTSRYARRLAGEVLGLARYLIDARPQPLTVVSLARAGTPIGALLVRALRYLGRSDARHYSISIIRDRGIDENALKFVLREEKRPAAGLAFVDGWTAKGVIAGELRRALAHWNARQPERLDAELHVVSDIGGVAEVAATHDDYAIPSGILNATVSGLTSRSILNAAIGPRDFHGCVFYADFASHDRSAWFLDQISQHFAGVTAAPVWRDSGERQERRRAMRVFLKRLHARYRIADRNFIKPGVAEATRVLLRRLPDVLLLRDPTQPDVEHLRLLAEQKRVSVVIDPDMPLQATALIKDLS from the coding sequence ATGAGCGCTTTCGCCGGCAGCTATCGAGCCGAGGATACGGTATTTTTGCTCAAACCGATGGCGCTGGCCATGGTGGATGTGGCCACCAAGGAGCGGTTGATTCAGTCGGGCCGGCGCCATTACAGCGAGCTGCTGACGCCCGAGAATGCGCCGGACCCGAAGTATCTGGAATTGTTCGAGGCGCTGACTTCGCGCTACGCCCGGCGGTTGGCGGGGGAAGTGTTAGGGTTGGCGCGCTATCTCATCGATGCCCGACCCCAGCCGCTCACCGTGGTATCCCTGGCGCGAGCCGGCACGCCCATCGGCGCGTTGCTGGTTCGCGCGCTGCGCTACTTGGGACGGAGCGACGCGCGCCATTACTCCATTTCGATCATCCGCGACCGGGGCATCGACGAAAACGCATTGAAGTTCGTACTGCGGGAGGAAAAACGCCCGGCGGCGGGTTTGGCGTTCGTGGATGGCTGGACCGCCAAGGGCGTGATTGCCGGGGAGCTGCGTCGGGCGCTGGCCCATTGGAATGCCCGGCAGCCCGAACGCTTGGATGCGGAGCTGCATGTGGTGTCGGACATCGGCGGCGTGGCCGAGGTGGCGGCGACCCATGATGATTACGCCATCCCCAGCGGCATCTTGAACGCCACCGTGTCGGGGTTGACCAGCCGTTCGATTCTGAATGCCGCCATCGGCCCGCGGGATTTTCACGGTTGCGTTTTTTACGCCGATTTCGCCTCGCACGACCGCTCGGCTTGGTTTCTCGATCAGATAAGCCAACATTTCGCCGGCGTCACCGCCGCGCCCGTCTGGCGCGATTCTGGGGAGCGTCAGGAACGGCGGCGGGCGATGCGCGTCTTTTTGAAGCGGCTTCATGCCCGGTACCGCATCGCCGATCGCAATTTCATCAAACCGGGAGTGGCCGAAGCCACGCGCGTCTTGCTGCGCCGGCTGCCCGATGTGCTGCTGCTGCGCGATCCCACGCAGCCGGATGTCGAACATTTACGGTTGCTGGCGGAGCAGAAGCGAGTCTCCGTCGTCATCGACCCCGACATGCCCCTGCAAGCCACCGCGCTGATCAAGGACTTGTCCTGA